CAGTAAAACGATCGATTGGTACTAAACAATTATGAAAAAAAAATATCATATTGATTCTAATCAACTGAAATGCAGGAAAGATTGACAATTGTACATAAATAAAAAGGGGCGATTAGAAAATCGCCCCGCAGGTCATGCCCTCAAAGCTATTGCATAGACCTTGTTTAACTTCTTCAAAAGTATTATACAGTTTTTTAAATAAATAATTTTTTAGACGAGCAGCAGTATTTTAACAAATAAGTGATCCTAAAAACCACTATCTGCAACGCAGATTGTGTGTAAAAAAGACACTTTAAGTGAAGTTTAATTTACTCAACCGATTGAGTAATCATTTTCTACTGGTTATACACATGATAAAAAAAGCCGGCAGCTTATTGTAAGCTGCCGGCTAAATTATTTTTGTACTATAAATACTTACTGTACAGTAACTGTAACTGAAGAAGCCAGTTTACCACCGTATGAACGATGAATACCATCGGCATACTGCAGGGTCAGTTTGTGCTGGCCAGGCGTTAATTTCAGTTCTGCTTCTTTTTGAGCATTACCAAAATGCAGGTGCGTAGAATCTTTAGGCACTACAGTTCCCAAAGCCAGTGAATCGCCATTATCTATCAGAATATGGTGGTGACCGGATGCGGGTTTAATAACACCAGCTGAATCCAGTGCAATACCAGATACACCCATTTCTACCTTAAACGGAGATTTAATCTTCTGACCATTTTTCAGGTTTTTGAAGAATACTTTGGCGCCGGCAGGAATTTCGGGTACTGCAGGCACTGCAGCAACTGTATCAGCCGCTTTTTTTGTAGTGTCCATAGAAGCAGTTGCAGCTGTAGTGGTGTCAGTACCAGCTCCTCCGGTTTTAGAACCGCTATCGTTACAAGCAACCATGCCTAAAAACAGAAAAGGAATAAGACCAATTTTACGCATAAACTATTTTTGAAGTGATGAAATAATGGTTAATCCATCCTCACATCTATCCAACAACCGCGCAAATGTAAAGGTATATTATTGATATCTACCCTATTGCCCACCTATTAACAATCAAAAAACCGGGCTATTGTATTGCATCCAGCACCCGCAGGATGGTTTTGACGGCCTTTTTTATTTCTTTGGCCGAAATGGTAAGCGGTGGGGCTACCCGCATACATTCAGGCGCAAACAGGAACCAGTCCGTCAAAATGCCCTGTTGTAAACAGCCATCGATCACCTTCTTATTTATATCGAAATTTTCGAATTCAACGGCTATCAGCAGTCCGTTGGCCCTTATTTTCTGAATTAATGGATGTTGTAACATTTCAACAAACAGGGCCGCTTTATCGGCCACCAGCCCTACTATTTCTTCCTTCAGCAACACTTTTGCTGCCGCCAATCCGGCTGCACAGCATACCGGGTGGCCGCCAAAGGTGGTAATATGGCCCAAAACCGGGTTTTCGGTAAATACCTCCATGATCTTTTTATCGGCCACAAAAGCACCCAGGGGCATGCCGCCACCCAGGGCCTTGCCCAATAAAACAATATCGGGCACCACGTTAAACTGTTCAAAGCCCCACAGGGTACCGGTACGGCCAAAGCCGGCCTGTATTTCATCCAGTACCAATAAAGTGCCGGTTTCGCGGCATTTTGTTTCCAGGGCCTTCATCCATTGGGCAGAAGGCGCCACTACCCCGCGTTCGGCCTGAATGGTTTCGGCAAATACGCAGGCAGTTTGGGCGGTTATTTCGTTCAGCGATTCAAAAACATCATATTCCAGGTGCAATACATCGGGCAACAGGGGTCTGAAGGCATTGCGCCAGTATTCATCGCCCATGATGCTTAAAGCGCCCTGGGTTGAACCGTGGTAACTTTTATTGAAGGCAATGATCTGCGTGCGGTTGGTGACCCGTTTGGCCAGTTTCATGGCGCCTTCGGTGGCTTCGGCCCCGGAATTGGTAAAATACACCGAATTGAGGGAGGGGGGCAAATGATCGGTTAGCCATTTGGCATATTGTACCTGGGGCGTTTCAATCATTTCGCCATACACCAACAGGTGCATGTAGTCGTCAACCTGTTTTTTAATGGCTTTTACCACCCTGGGATGCCGGTGGCCTACATTGCACACGCTTATCCCAGCAATGAGGTCGAGGTATTCTTTCCCGGCAGCGTCAACCAGCGTGGTTCCCTTTGCTTTCACAATGTCCAGCGCCAGCGGGGCGGGGGAAGTTTGGGCTACGTGCCGCAGAAATAATTCGCGTTTATTCATAATCCCGGCAAAGATACAGGTTACCAGAAACCGTTGCAGGTTACACGTTGCAAGTTGCAGGGCCCCGTTAAGACACTTCTGGTAAAAGAACCTGGACCCTGAAACTTGGAACCTGAAACAAATTCAATAGATTTATTAGGATATTTGTATCTCGGAAGCCTAAAAACTAGTACTATGCCAGTAATCTTACACGTAGAAGGGGTTTACCCAAAGTTTGGAAGTAATGTATTTATTGCTCCTAATGCTACCATCGTTGGCAATGTGGAAATGGGCGATGATTGCAGCGTTTGGTTCAATGCGGTGGTACGGGGCGATGTAAACGCCATTCGCATGGGAAATAAAGTGAATGTGCAGGACGGGGCCATCATTCACTGCACCTATAAACGTACCCAAACCGTTATTGGCAATAATGTGTCTATTGGGCATAACGCCATTGTACATGGCTGTACGGTCGACGATAACGTACTGATAGGCATGGGCGCCATCATTATGGACCGGGCCCATATTGGCAGCAATTCCATCATTGCAGCCGGCGCCGTGGTGCTGGAAGAAACCATTGTTCCACCGGGGACTATTTTTGCGGGTGTGCCTGCTAAAAAGGTGAAAGACATTGTAATTACGCAGGTTCATGGCGAAATTGACCGTATTGCCAACAATTACATAAAATATGCCGATTGGTTCCGTGATCAGGTAACCGAATAATTGGTTACAGCTCTTGCAGATACGGCATAATATTCCTAAATTTAAGTGCGTTTTATCCTAAGAAAAGCGATATATGAAATCAATTAGAATTTTTCTGTTTTTAGCTATTGTAGCAGCCTATGTTTTGGGTGGAAGTTCGTGCAGCCGTAAAACCGGATGCCCCAGTAACGGTAAAAACGTAGGTGCTGAACGGATCCTGAGCGGAGAAAAGGTGCCTAAAGCCAGAAAGTTCAAAGCGTAGTCCCCGATTACCCGGTTGAACTGCGGTTCAACCTTTTCATAATCTAAACCGTACTTTATGAGCCTGACTCTACGCACAGATTTTGGCTGCACCGAAGCCATTATCGATGATGACTGCGGATTGAAGCGCTTTTATGAGGTCGCCAATATTTTATTGGATGAACTCAAGATCCGGTTCACCAACAAGCAGGACGATTTCGATACGCTGACCTGGAACTTTACGTACAGGGGACATCTACTTTCTCTTTATTACAACATTTACACCGGCATTTCAATTTATCCTTACAAATCAAAGGAAGCAGCCCGCAAGGACAATGACGCTGTCATTGAAGTGGCTAAATTCCTGGAAACAAAACTACTGGTAAACAAAGCGAGAAAGTTCATTAACGCCGGATAACGAATATTGAATATCGAATGTCGAAGTAAAATACACTTTACTATCGACAGTCCTGCAACCTCACTTCCCGGTTTAAATTCCAATATCCCCAATTAAATATACAATGATGAAGTGAAGACGAAACTCTTCAATCACTTCTACATTCAACATTGGACATTCAATATTTCTAGTAGTTTTTTTCGTCGATCGACTCCAGGATGTTGTAGTAGCTTATATAGCGCTCTTCATGAATGGTTCCATTGACTACCCCGTCTTTTACCGCGCAGCCTGGTTCATTTATGTGTAAACAATTATTGAACTGGCAGTCGTTGAGCACGCGGGCCATTTCAGGATAATAATGCGAGAGTTCCTGCCGGGAAATATCAACCAACCCAAATTCGCGCATACCCGGCGTATCTATAACCCGGCCACCAGTTGGAACGGGCAGGTCGAACATTTCTGCAAACGTAGTAGTGTGCATGCCCTTGCCGCTCCAGCCGCTTACGTCCTGGGTTTTTAATTTAAGCTCGGGGAAAATGCTGTTGATAAAAGAAGATTTTCCCACGCCTGAGTGACCGCTCATGAGGGTAGTTTTATTTTCCAGCACGCTTTTTAATTCATCAACGCCTTCATTGGTTTTTACCGACATCAGGATAGTACGGTAGCCAATAACCGCGTACATTTCCTTGAGCATGGCATATTTTTCCTGCTCCTTGTTCTTGTACAGATCGGCCTTGTTGAACACCACAATGGCGGGCACGTGGTAGGCTTCGCTGGTTACCAGAAAACGGTCAATAAACCCCTGTGAAGTTTTGGGATCCCTGAGGGTGGCAAACAATACCGACTGATCGATATTGGCAGCCACAATATGATGTTGCTTTTTATGGGAGGGCGATTGCCGGTTAATATAATTTCGCCGGGGACAAATTTCAGTAATCATAGCCGTATTGGCCGATTCGCTTTCGATATCTATCACTACTTCATCACCCACTGCAATAGGGTTGGTGGAGGTTATATCATCAATTTTGAAAACCCCTTTAATCCGGGCGCTCATCGCCTTGCCCGTTTCTGTTTTAACATTGTACCAACTGCCGGTTGACCGGTATACGATTGCTTTCATTGAGGCGTAAATGTACAATATTACCGTTACTTCGATCCTTCGACTCCGCTCAGGATTGTGAAATGCCCCTTCGACTACGCTCAGAGTCTTTTTAAGGAAATTTCTTAAATAAAGTATATCGCAGGAATATTTCCAGGAACAATAAGGCGGCGGCGGCAAATGCAAAGGGGAAAAACCGCTCGGTATACCGTTTCAATGAGGTAACTTCTATGCGTGATTTTTCGAGCTTGTCTATTTCCAGGTAGATATTTTTCAGACTTTCATTATCCCTTGCCCTGAAATACAAACCACCGGTTTCGTTGGCAATCATCCGCAACAGTTTTTCATCGATGTTCACTTTTTGCTGCCGGGTGCCATCTGAGGTAGGTACAGGTGCATACCCTTCGGACCCCACTCCAATGGTATATACCCGGATGCCATAAGCTTTTGCCAGCTCTTTACCAGCCAGGGGATCAATGCGGCCACCCTGGTCTTCCCCATCGGTAAGCAGAATAATCACCTTCGATTTTGTTTTTACACTTTTCAGCCGGTCAACACTCACGCCCAGGCCATCGCCTATAGCCGTACCATCTTCGAGCAATCCGCGGTTAATATTAAAGATCTGGGATTTCAACACTGTTTTATCGGTAGTTAATGGTACCAGGGTAAAACTTTCGCCGGAGAAAATAACCACCCCGATCCGGTCCGTGGGTCGCATATCAACAAAGGAAGCTGCCATATTTTTGGAAGCCTCGAGCCTGTCGGGTAAAAAATCCTGCGCCAGCATACTACCACTTACATCCAGGCAAAGTATAATATCAATCCCCTGCCCGTTCTTCAGTTCTTCATCGTTACGGGTTTGCGGGCGGGCCATCGCCATAATGATACAGCACACAGCCAGCAGGCGGATCACAAACGGCGCATGCCGGAAAGTGCTTTTCCAGGAACTGCTTTTACGAATAACCGCCAGTGACGATACTTTCAGCGCTCCCTGTTTACGGTCGTACTTGTTCAGGTACCAGTATAGCATAGCCGGTATCAGTACAAACAATCCGAATACTTCAGGATATGCAAATGTTATATGTTCAAACCAATTGTACAGCAAGGGTCAGGAAAGATTGTTTAGTGTTTTGATAGCCGTTTCAATTACGGCGAAATTTCTTTCATTATCTTTTTCATCTGGCTGATACTTTGCAAACTTTACAGAATCTGCGATCTGTAACGCGTGCACCAGCTGATTGAAACTTTCTTTATCCATAGGCGTCTTACGCAACTGGCCAATCAACTCTTCATTTGTTTTTTCCAGCGTGGCCACCTTCAGTTTACGGAACATAAACACGCGCAGGATATCGTTCAGCCGGCTGTAGTATGTTTTCACTTCGCCATTCTTAAACCCTAGTTTACGCAGTTCTTCCAGCGCCTGTAAGGCCTCCTCGTAAGGACCTAATTTTGGCTGGGCCGGCTGCGCAACGGGCGCCACCTTCTTTGGTTTTCGTAACAGGTAAACAATAACGCCAATAGCAATTAATGTAAAGAAACCAAGCACCCAGGGGATCATGTCCATCCATTTTGGTTTGGGCACTTCTTCAATTTCCTTTATATCGCGGTAATCTTTTGTAATATCCAGTTGCGCATAACTCACTTCAATGGGAATGGAATCGGTAGCATATGATTTTCCATCAACCTGTAAAATGAGGGGCGGTAATATAACGGTACCGGAGTCAAAGCTGGTAATGGTGATTTCCTGGTGAAATTGTTTACCATCTATGTTATCGGTGGTATCGGTTTTACCTTTTGCAATAATGTCGAAATGCGGAATGGTATCCAGGTTAAACCAGGAGTATGATTGTCCAAGCGGAATACGTACTTCAAAGGTTAGTTTAATAGGTTCACCAATAAGTATCTGATCGCGGTTAACCGATGCCCGGGCCAGTACCTGGCCCATCATATAAACCGGACTGGTGAGTAAACAACCAATAAGGATAATATTGAGAATAGGGTTTTTCATAATTACCGGTTACGCCCGACAAAG
The Niastella koreensis GR20-10 genome window above contains:
- a CDS encoding DUF3630 family protein translates to MSLTLRTDFGCTEAIIDDDCGLKRFYEVANILLDELKIRFTNKQDDFDTLTWNFTYRGHLLSLYYNIYTGISIYPYKSKEAARKDNDAVIEVAKFLETKLLVNKARKFINAG
- a CDS encoding DUF4399 domain-containing protein — its product is MRKIGLIPFLFLGMVACNDSGSKTGGAGTDTTTAATASMDTTKKAADTVAAVPAVPEIPAGAKVFFKNLKNGQKIKSPFKVEMGVSGIALDSAGVIKPASGHHHILIDNGDSLALGTVVPKDSTHLHFGNAQKEAELKLTPGQHKLTLQYADGIHRSYGGKLASSVTVTVQ
- a CDS encoding BatD family protein, with the translated sequence MKNPILNIILIGCLLTSPVYMMGQVLARASVNRDQILIGEPIKLTFEVRIPLGQSYSWFNLDTIPHFDIIAKGKTDTTDNIDGKQFHQEITITSFDSGTVILPPLILQVDGKSYATDSIPIEVSYAQLDITKDYRDIKEIEEVPKPKWMDMIPWVLGFFTLIAIGVIVYLLRKPKKVAPVAQPAQPKLGPYEEALQALEELRKLGFKNGEVKTYYSRLNDILRVFMFRKLKVATLEKTNEELIGQLRKTPMDKESFNQLVHALQIADSVKFAKYQPDEKDNERNFAVIETAIKTLNNLS
- the rsgA gene encoding ribosome small subunit-dependent GTPase A, which translates into the protein MKAIVYRSTGSWYNVKTETGKAMSARIKGVFKIDDITSTNPIAVGDEVVIDIESESANTAMITEICPRRNYINRQSPSHKKQHHIVAANIDQSVLFATLRDPKTSQGFIDRFLVTSEAYHVPAIVVFNKADLYKNKEQEKYAMLKEMYAVIGYRTILMSVKTNEGVDELKSVLENKTTLMSGHSGVGKSSFINSIFPELKLKTQDVSGWSGKGMHTTTFAEMFDLPVPTGGRVIDTPGMREFGLVDISRQELSHYYPEMARVLNDCQFNNCLHINEPGCAVKDGVVNGTIHEERYISYYNILESIDEKNY
- a CDS encoding aspartate aminotransferase family protein; the protein is MNKRELFLRHVAQTSPAPLALDIVKAKGTTLVDAAGKEYLDLIAGISVCNVGHRHPRVVKAIKKQVDDYMHLLVYGEMIETPQVQYAKWLTDHLPPSLNSVYFTNSGAEATEGAMKLAKRVTNRTQIIAFNKSYHGSTQGALSIMGDEYWRNAFRPLLPDVLHLEYDVFESLNEITAQTACVFAETIQAERGVVAPSAQWMKALETKCRETGTLLVLDEIQAGFGRTGTLWGFEQFNVVPDIVLLGKALGGGMPLGAFVADKKIMEVFTENPVLGHITTFGGHPVCCAAGLAAAKVLLKEEIVGLVADKAALFVEMLQHPLIQKIRANGLLIAVEFENFDINKKVIDGCLQQGILTDWFLFAPECMRVAPPLTISAKEIKKAVKTILRVLDAIQ
- a CDS encoding vWA domain-containing protein; this encodes MLYNWFEHITFAYPEVFGLFVLIPAMLYWYLNKYDRKQGALKVSSLAVIRKSSSWKSTFRHAPFVIRLLAVCCIIMAMARPQTRNDEELKNGQGIDIILCLDVSGSMLAQDFLPDRLEASKNMAASFVDMRPTDRIGVVIFSGESFTLVPLTTDKTVLKSQIFNINRGLLEDGTAIGDGLGVSVDRLKSVKTKSKVIILLTDGEDQGGRIDPLAGKELAKAYGIRVYTIGVGSEGYAPVPTSDGTRQQKVNIDEKLLRMIANETGGLYFRARDNESLKNIYLEIDKLEKSRIEVTSLKRYTERFFPFAFAAAALLFLEIFLRYTLFKKFP
- a CDS encoding gamma carbonic anhydrase family protein, which encodes MPVILHVEGVYPKFGSNVFIAPNATIVGNVEMGDDCSVWFNAVVRGDVNAIRMGNKVNVQDGAIIHCTYKRTQTVIGNNVSIGHNAIVHGCTVDDNVLIGMGAIIMDRAHIGSNSIIAAGAVVLEETIVPPGTIFAGVPAKKVKDIVITQVHGEIDRIANNYIKYADWFRDQVTE